A region from the Arachis ipaensis cultivar K30076 chromosome B01, Araip1.1, whole genome shotgun sequence genome encodes:
- the LOC110270767 gene encoding uncharacterized protein LOC110270767, whose amino-acid sequence MVDPQPVESDTICPAYNIFKVSTHEFMLKLIERVENRALNACAIVSASNVASIEDHVSHISGSVLPAHKSVRVVNEIVCNKRLASPYRDVPRSTKQKLEDTFSRRIDETWNDNEEASSSMNI is encoded by the exons ATGGTTGATCCTCAGCCCGTTGAGAGTGACACAATATGCCCTGcgtataatatttttaaagtttCTACACATGAGTTTATGTTAAAGCTGATTGAACGTGTTGAGAATCGTGCTTTGAATGCg TGTGCTATTGTTTCGGCCtcaaatgtggcttctattgAAGACCATGTTTCACATATTTCTGGTTCAGTATTACCTGCT CACAAATCTGTTCGTGTGGTGAATGAAATTGTTTGCAACAAGAGATTGGCATCCCCATACCGTGATGTACCAAGATCTACAAAGCAAAAACTTGAAGATACCTTTTCTAGGCGTATAGATGAAACTTGGAATGATAATGAGGAGGCATCATCATCTATGAATATTTAG